A region of the Gallaecimonas mangrovi genome:
TTGACCCCGTACTTACTGCAGCCGTTAGCGCTGGGCATTGATTTGGTGATGCACAGCGCCACCAAATATCTTGGTGGCCACGGCGATATCATTGCCGGTGTGGTGGCGGGGGGCGAAGCGTTAATGGCTAAGGTGCGCACCGTTGCCCTTAAACACATTGGTTCACCTATTGGGCCGCAGGAAGCCTACCTGTTACAGCGGGGCGTGAAGACGCTGGCGCTTCGCATGCAAGCGCATTTGAGTAATGCCGAGCAAGTGGCGATGTTTTTAAGCAGCCACCCGGCTGTCAGTAAGGTGATTTACCCAGGGCTTGCCAGCGATCCTGGCCATGCCGTTCTTACGCAAATTAGCCGCGGTTTTGGCGGCATGATAAGCCTTGAACTGGCAGGCGGCTTCGAGCGTTGTGCTGACTTTCTTGATAAATTACAACTCTTTACGCAAGCGGTGAGCCTTGGCGATTTAGAAAGTTTGGCTTGCCATCCGGCCAGTACCACCCATGCAGCAATGAGCGAGCAGGCCAGACAAGATGCCGGCGTTAATGACAACTTGGTGCGCCTGAGTATCGGTGTTGAAGACGCCGACGACCTGATAGCCGATTTAGCCCAGGCCTTGGCCTAAAAAAAGCCCGCCAAATGGCGGGCTTTTTTTATTTGCCGTCCCAGGCTTTTAGGTTTTGCTGGCGCAGCTTTTCCTTACCGGCATCATCAAGTTGGTAGTAACCCTTGCCAAGGCCGGGCTCCCAGTCACCGTAAGACGGATTTGGCAGCAGGATAAACTGGCTACCAAAGGCGTTTTTATTGCTATTAACGGCCTTGTTACGCTGGGCGTTCAGTTCATGGTAGGTGCCCAGCACGGGGAAGTCGTTGAGGTTGTCTCCCATCAGCAGCACCACGTGGTAACCGTCTTTTTGAATCGATTCAAGGCGCGGCGCTTTGTCGGAAGTGGTGCTTTTTAAGCGCAGGGTATTTTTACTGACGTTGGGAAAGCCGTCTTTTTTAAGGTTACTAGCGGTTGCCTCGAAGGTGCGGTCTGAACGGTTAGAAACATAGAACATGGTGCCGCCG
Encoded here:
- a CDS encoding trans-sulfuration enzyme family protein is translated as MKFKTLSVHAGQQPDPHTGALTTAVVQSSTFSYFSAEEGRARFAGQNPGFIYSRFANPTTAELEAKLAVLEGAQSAMVLASGMAAVSSILYALLDSGDEVAFVDPLYGGTDAFLQQTLVRAGIKVRRYSSDEALLNNISANTKLVLFETLTNPNLKVTDPRKVVQAAKKVGAISVCDNTFLTPYLLQPLALGIDLVMHSATKYLGGHGDIIAGVVAGGEALMAKVRTVALKHIGSPIGPQEAYLLQRGVKTLALRMQAHLSNAEQVAMFLSSHPAVSKVIYPGLASDPGHAVLTQISRGFGGMISLELAGGFERCADFLDKLQLFTQAVSLGDLESLACHPASTTHAAMSEQARQDAGVNDNLVRLSIGVEDADDLIADLAQALA
- a CDS encoding 5'-nucleotidase, lipoprotein e(P4) family encodes the protein MKLRLLALPLLLATTAVYAKTAPVNLHAENTQAVLWMQHSGEYRALCYQAFNMAKLAFDNASKTQPGKLAVMVDLDETVLNNSPYAGWQIKHQQNYGAKSWDKWVNSIQTAALPGAVEFANYVTEHGGTMFYVSNRSDRTFEATASNLKKDGFPNVSKNTLRLKSTTSDKAPRLESIQKDGYHVVLLMGDNLNDFPVLGTYHELNAQRNKAVNSNKNAFGSQFILLPNPSYGDWEPGLGKGYYQLDDAGKEKLRQQNLKAWDGK